The genomic window GAAATATCTTAAAAGATGAACTATATATTGGCCTCACCAATGTGCGAGTAATCATACGTCCCACAGAAGTCAATCGGAAGCTACTCAAGGAAAATCGGCTTGGATCCAAGGGCAAGAACCAAGGCACTGGGGAATCTTCAGCAAGATCCTTATCCCAAACAACCTGCATGAAGAAAAAGACTTGAACATCTATACCCATTCGATAAGCTTTGAAACTACATCATATCAAGAAGATAATAACTGTAGTATATGCTTTGTCAGCAGCATATTTGCCCCTAGGTAAATCCTAGCAGAACATGATCAGCAAACAGGGAAAAGCATATGTCTATCTTACCTCAAACCCAGCATCTTTTACTGCCTGAAGACATTGCCGAGTGCTTCTGATATCTGGCAGGCCATTGCCCAGCTCAATTTCATCCTTAATCCTTTTATGGGTTGCATTGTTTGGATCATAGTGATCAGTAATGCACCACTCATATACAGCAAAGCACTGACCAGGCTTCAACACACGATAGATCTCCTTATAGCAGCCAACCTTTGCAACAAAAAGAACAATTCAGTTTTCCATTACAAAAAGGGATAAAAATCGATGATACATCTTAGTACAGAAGTGACAGTCTGAAAAATTGAAATCTTACTGGATCGGGTGCATGACATGTCGCCTCAATGGCATAAACAGCATCAAAAGTGTTGTCAGAGAACGGAGTCTTCATGAAGTCTGCCTGTATTATAGACCAATATGTGGACAATATAAGTCTCTGAACTTCATCTAAAAGAATCAACCTTGTAACATCTTTATACATACATGCAAATGCATAGAGCCGTTAGTGTAACAATGCTTGTTTGCCAAGACAAAAGATAATTAAAAGAGCAGCAACGCAAATTGAAGAGGTTAACCAAAAAGAAATGTGATCTTGAGGATAAGGCAACTATACCTTGACAAAATCACAAGTTCCACTAACCCCTGCCAACCGATTGAGCTCCTGAATATTGAAATATCATGTTATAAGAGCAACATGATAACTAGTGTGACAATGAAAGCTGTTAATTTAACATATGTTGTTTGAAAAAACCTTTCCCCTGGATATCTGGTATTCATTGTTGTTCAATCCAGTAAGTGAAGTTGAGCTGCAGTAAACCATTGCATGATTCAGTTGACTATGGTGCTTCCCCTACTGTTTTCcccgtcaaaaaaaaaaaaaaaaggttgacTATGGTGTTTTAGCAGAAAATGAATGGATAATGATATGAAAGAAGGTAGTGATCTAAATAAACAATGAGcatgttttgttttcttcttccccAAAGAGAAAGCACTTCCCCAAAGTAAATTCACCACAAGTGCCGATTTTTATTTGACAAAGATTAATCAACTCTTATACATTGGCtacatattttaaaaaacagaggacatcacaattcacaagatTAAAGAACTTTGGCCCAAGGATCATACCTAAATCTTGCAATTTCTCTTAATGGTCCACCTATTCCACAGCCCACATCTAAAACCTGCAgttaagaaataaaaaacacaCATCCTCTAGTTATAACAAGAGCAGAAGAAACAATTCTGGCATAGATTTCAATAGGACAACTGACCTTCATTCCTGGTTTCAATCCAAGCTGCAGGGCAAGAAAATGCTCATGTCGCTTGATGCTTTCACGTAAGGACTCTCCGTTCCATCTAACATATTAAGTATAGTTGAATTACCACGACCAGTGACTAGCATAGCCTATGTTACTTTTTCCAGTTCCTTTAGAATAGGAAACAAGCTATTTTTGTTCTGACAAATGACAGACAAGCAATTTACTCTTTCAGCAAGGGAGTCCACACCTGTGAGCGAAGTGGAAAGATTCACCCCAACCATACTCATAGAAGCTAGTGGCAAGATCATAATATTTATTAACCTGATAAAGCATAAAGACATCAGCTGCTGATATTTATCTTATTTCCAGTACATAAGAAAATTTAAGAAGCAAACAGCTTCTCACTCCAACGCTGTTGTCATTTATCATGTGGTAATGCAGAACAGCAAACACGTTTCAGCACCATTTATCAGTTATACTAAAGATGGCTTTCTGCccatattttatttatttttcgaaTAACCTATATCCTCAAGGGAACCTAGTCAAGCAGAACTGCAATCTGAGAAACTTTTAGGTTGCAGTGCTGCAGCTAACTAAGAGTTATAGTACAATTCGAGTAGGGGCAtcaaatttacaaaaatttaaATGTTCTCTTCGAAACAAGAAGATTATATTACCATATCAGTGTAGTTGGACTTTCTTGCTTCCTCCTTCCCTCCATAATATCCATGATATTTTTCATACCTGTAAAATAATTTTACTTCAAAAAATCAGAGtaaataaacatgattaatggaTGAGTCTTTTCTTGGAAAGGGGATGAAGATAAGCATCCTAATGAACCAGGATGCTAATTCAATTCAGCAGCTTCTACAGTATGTTCATGCAAAGGAGAAAAATGAATAACTTGATGGATCCTTAATGGTATGCACTATATGAAAGGACAGTTAACAAGAACATGTGGTGGACTGAATTGACATGGACCGGAAGCTATGCTAATAATGTTCCCTTCGGCAGTTTCTGCAGTACAGTACTATGTGCAATATGAATGGAACAGTTCACTCAGATAGTGACATGGGAATAGCTGACAGGTCAGCACATATCAAGATCTAACATAGATATCAAATGCTTGTTTAAATGTTGTGATAAGGCACACGATTCTTAACACTTGCACCccgaaaaaaagaagaaaaaagggtGAAAGGGGAATTGAATTTTTGGATACATCTTGAAAGGTTACACTAATTAGTAAcaaatacatctttaaaataaaaaataaaaagacctAGTCACAAACATCTGCCAGCTAGAAAAGAGCATGCTAGGGAAAGCAAAGACAGAACACAGATATCAAACATCTTCTAAACAATTGATCCTACAAGACACAGACACAAAAAagtatttccttttcttttattttagactatTGTAGACCTGCAAAGTACTGCACATTACACAAAGGATGCTTGGAAATCTGAATCTATAGAGCACAAAAGAAACGGCAATTATTTATGG from Phragmites australis chromosome 14, lpPhrAust1.1, whole genome shotgun sequence includes these protein-coding regions:
- the LOC133890967 gene encoding cycloartenol-C-24-methyltransferase 1 codes for the protein MSKTGALDLASGLGGKIDKEEVKSAVDEYEKYHGYYGGKEEARKSNYTDMVNKYYDLATSFYEYGWGESFHFAHRWNGESLRESIKRHEHFLALQLGLKPGMKVLDVGCGIGGPLREIARFSSTSLTGLNNNEYQISRGKELNRLAGVSGTCDFVKADFMKTPFSDNTFDAVYAIEATCHAPDPVGCYKEIYRVLKPGQCFAVYEWCITDHYDPNNATHKRIKDEIELGNGLPDIRSTRQCLQAVKDAGFEVVWDKDLAEDSPVPWFLPLDPSRFSLSSFRLTSVGRMITRTLVKALEYVGLAPEGSQRVSNFLEKAAEGLVEGGKKEIFTPMYFFLARKPLSE